The window TGAACCAGGCTCTTTCTTTTGATTTCCTTAATTCTTTAAAGAGCCCCGAAGAACTTTTAAACCATGTGCTTACCCTCCCCCAAGTCTCAAGAATCCGCAGGCAATGAAAAAGACGTTCCCTTGGCTGACGATCCTCAACAAGTAGAGGTCTTCTCCTTTTTTGCCCTTGGAGAAAATCCCCAAATAGAGAATATCGCCATAGGGGTTTTTGACGGTCTCCACCTGGGCCATCAGAAGATCCTAGAAAGACTGCTTTCCTTGGGCACTGCGGAAAACTGCCTTGTTTTAAGCTTCGATCCCCACCCCTTGGCGGTTATTTCCCCCGAGCAGGCTCCCCCTTCACTGCTTTCCCTATCCCAGAAAAAAAACCTCCTCCATTTATACGGGATCAAGCATATCCTGTTTGTTCAGTTCGATCAAAGATTGAGGCAACTTCGAGCGGAACTCTTTTTAATCACGCTGAAAAAAATCTTTCCAAGACTGCGAGCTGTCGTCGTGGGCGAAGATTTTCGATTTGGCTTGAATGCCGAGGGCAACGTGGCTTTCTTAAAGGAAAGGGGAAGAAATTTAAGGGTTCAAACCGTGGTTGTTCCTCCTTTAATCCGATACGGAGAACCGATCTCCAGTACAAGAATCAGAAAAGCGATCGTCCAAAGAAACTTCTGGCTTGCCTCGGAGCTGCTCGGCCGCAGTTACAAAATCGAGGGATATGTTGCGGCGGGACGGGGTGCAGGCAAGGAAATAGGCTTCCCGACAGCCAATCTCGAGGGCATTGCCCAGCTCCTGCCTCCTCCCGGGGTATACGGCTGCCAAGTTGAATACAAAAATGAATTTTTTTTCGGCGTTGCCAACTACGGTCGAAGACCAACAGTACAGGATGGGGGGGAGCTTGTGCTGGAAGTTCATCTCCTCAATTTCAGTGGAGATCTCTACGGTGAGAAACTTTCCCTGTTCAACTTCCAGTTCCTGAGGGAAGAAAAAAAATTTCTTTCCTTACCCGAGCTTAAATCGCAGATAGAAAAAGATATCCAGAAAGCAAAGGAATTTTTTATGCCGAAGTTCTTTTAATTATCCCAAAAGGGCTTTGGCCGTAGCCTGGGTTATGCTAAAAAAAACCTTGCCCCTCTCTCATGTTCAACCCTGCTAAAATCCCTACCCTTGTATTTTGGGTCCGGCTTTCAAAGGTCCTCATCCTTTTGTTCTTTTCCCTTTATTTTCTCTTGACCGCTCTTGATAATGTGCTGGACTACGAAGCCAACTTCCAGTTTGTCCATCACATCTTGTTCATGGATTCCATTCCCCAAGGCTCTCCCCTTCACTCTCGCGCCTGGAAATCCCACAACCTGGAGCTTCTCATCTACAACTGCCTTATCGCGTGGGAGGGAAGTTGCGGGAGTATCCTTTTTTGGGGCACAGGACTGCTTTTTAAAAACCTTTTTAGATCGAGGGAGGATTTTCATCGTGCCAAAAGCTGGGGAA is drawn from Methylacidiphilum infernorum V4 and contains these coding sequences:
- a CDS encoding bifunctional riboflavin kinase/FAD synthetase, producing the protein MCLPSPKSQESAGNEKDVPLADDPQQVEVFSFFALGENPQIENIAIGVFDGLHLGHQKILERLLSLGTAENCLVLSFDPHPLAVISPEQAPPSLLSLSQKKNLLHLYGIKHILFVQFDQRLRQLRAELFLITLKKIFPRLRAVVVGEDFRFGLNAEGNVAFLKERGRNLRVQTVVVPPLIRYGEPISSTRIRKAIVQRNFWLASELLGRSYKIEGYVAAGRGAGKEIGFPTANLEGIAQLLPPPGVYGCQVEYKNEFFFGVANYGRRPTVQDGGELVLEVHLLNFSGDLYGEKLSLFNFQFLREEKKFLSLPELKSQIEKDIQKAKEFFMPKFF
- a CDS encoding DUF2165 family protein; amino-acid sequence: MFNPAKIPTLVFWVRLSKVLILLFFSLYFLLTALDNVLDYEANFQFVHHILFMDSIPQGSPLHSRAWKSHNLELLIYNCLIAWEGSCGSILFWGTGLLFKNLFRSREDFHRAKSWGTIGLFLGLCGWLFFFILGGGEWFQMWRSPAFNALPQAFRMAILTLVFFFFFVQPEPEENRFLQM